A genomic segment from Syntrophotalea acetylenivorans encodes:
- a CDS encoding aldehyde dehydrogenase family protein: MAQAMIDQLVANARAAADEFKTFTQEQVDKITAAMDEVSVANEVMLGEMAVEETGIGRADHKAIKNHLGAHIVYEYFKDKKSVGVIEEKEGVKYVAEPFGVLAAATPTTNPTSTVMFKSLIAMKTRNTIIFACHPRAQKCSVKAAELMRDAAVAAGAPANCIQWIDTPSIEATGMLFNHPDVNLILATGGNAMVKSAYSSGHPAIGVGAGNTPVFVSKSANLSVAVNNVIASKTFDNGTICSSDQSMIFDDQATCDEAVKLLIERGAYLVKPEEKAQLEAVMFDKERGVPAMQIVGKSPQAIAKLAGIEIPEDAKLLLVPLTCIGEEDWFSHEKLSPVLGYICFKDTDTAIDEAKKQLLWGGAGHTAVVHAQDEEILDKFAMEIPANRLLLNQPAVHGSVGLIYNKLPPSLTLGCGTDGNNYLGNNINYSDLLSIKTVAARIVDYERDE, encoded by the coding sequence ATGGCACAGGCAATGATCGATCAATTGGTGGCCAATGCTCGGGCGGCTGCTGACGAGTTCAAGACCTTCACCCAGGAGCAGGTCGACAAGATTACCGCGGCTATGGATGAGGTCAGCGTAGCTAACGAAGTCATGCTCGGCGAAATGGCCGTTGAAGAAACCGGCATCGGCCGGGCTGATCACAAAGCCATCAAGAACCACCTCGGCGCTCACATCGTTTACGAGTACTTCAAAGACAAGAAGTCCGTTGGCGTTATCGAGGAAAAAGAAGGCGTCAAGTATGTTGCCGAGCCTTTCGGTGTACTGGCGGCCGCTACTCCGACCACCAACCCGACCTCTACCGTCATGTTCAAGTCTTTGATCGCCATGAAGACTCGTAACACCATCATTTTCGCTTGTCATCCCCGCGCTCAAAAGTGCAGCGTTAAAGCTGCTGAGCTCATGCGCGACGCAGCTGTTGCCGCCGGCGCTCCTGCAAACTGCATTCAGTGGATCGATACTCCTTCCATCGAAGCTACCGGCATGCTGTTCAACCATCCCGACGTAAACCTGATTCTTGCCACCGGCGGTAACGCTATGGTTAAGTCTGCTTACAGCTCCGGCCACCCCGCCATCGGCGTCGGCGCCGGTAACACCCCGGTTTTCGTCTCCAAATCCGCTAACCTCAGCGTTGCGGTTAACAACGTTATCGCTTCCAAGACCTTCGACAACGGCACCATCTGCTCCTCCGACCAGTCGATGATCTTCGACGACCAGGCCACCTGCGACGAAGCCGTTAAGCTTCTGATCGAGCGCGGCGCCTACCTGGTTAAGCCGGAAGAAAAAGCCCAGCTCGAAGCCGTCATGTTCGACAAGGAACGCGGCGTTCCTGCTATGCAGATCGTCGGTAAGTCTCCCCAGGCCATTGCCAAGCTGGCCGGTATCGAGATTCCCGAAGACGCCAAGCTGCTGCTGGTGCCCCTGACCTGCATCGGTGAGGAAGACTGGTTCAGCCATGAGAAGCTCTCCCCGGTTCTCGGCTACATCTGCTTCAAGGACACCGACACCGCTATCGACGAAGCTAAAAAGCAGCTTCTGTGGGGCGGCGCCGGTCACACCGCCGTTGTCCACGCTCAGGACGAGGAAATTCTCGACAAGTTCGCCATGGAAATCCCGGCTAACCGTCTGCTCCTCAACCAGCCTGCGGTACACGGCTCCGTTGGTCTCATCTACAACAAGCTGCCGCCTTCACTGACCCTCGGTTGCGGTACCGATGGCAACAACTACCTGGGCAACAACATCAACTACTCCGACCTGCTCAGCATCAAGACCGTTGCAGCACGTATCGTTGACTACGAGCGCGACGAGTAA
- a CDS encoding ATP-binding protein, which translates to MSLDCCAVICDVVRIANRAEPDFSRACKDILHLLVSTFGLKGSELLLCDDRPRQFVERLTASGPYLFRPCCCKVEDGPAEALASRCLVRQDQKLSVPLFDHLRLHGVLNLSLPSDFQSSHSFEKLCQTIALQVSGLLQRRQVAAGERRRMAQLALISALGRSLNKAGTVEEILQAASRIVERHAEAFCVVLRPIYGNTLLGERTVRIPKAWQGLRTPLLAIEEELAARVVADGKVVFKQQSCVAVEHSELLPAAAASVPLVFQQHTWGVFTIVEQAHASPLALATDQAAQGMLVLIAEQIAQAMERLAAVEKLAELSQEKATELQDISLLYRVSRAMHSTLHLDELMHLVLSAATVENGAGFERAMLFLVNERSGFLQGMLGVSRAEASAVLPSSKGLGAWDKPRVTKAVRSVQRQDPFCRQVCKQRLSLEQSEHPLVQAVLQERVVLVSDYEQTTPSFADLKKLFSVGHCACAPLIGHGKVLGVLLVDSPGSSIEIAPERRRFLELFANQAAQAMENSLLMQRLEESHRHLGETQEQMIQGEKMAALGETAASVTHELRNPLVSVGGYANRLAGLLPANSKSGEYSQIIVREVRRMEEMLGNILAFSKKQMLCLVDCHLVEILEEVLVLEAEALQRAEISLQKEILDNLPPIQGDEQKLRQVMLNLVGNARQAMASGGTLTVRAYSAHLRGEPAVALEVEDTGGGIEPSVMRNIFNPFFTTRQDGTGLGLSIVHRIIEHHHGDIEVQNGELGARFIIRLTVAQVEHKPMLPNWTKRP; encoded by the coding sequence ATGAGCCTTGATTGCTGTGCCGTTATCTGTGATGTGGTGCGCATTGCCAACAGGGCTGAACCCGACTTCTCGAGAGCCTGCAAGGATATACTGCATCTGCTTGTGAGTACGTTCGGACTTAAGGGGTCCGAGCTGTTACTCTGTGACGACCGGCCGCGGCAGTTTGTTGAACGGCTTACGGCCTCCGGTCCGTATCTCTTTCGGCCCTGCTGCTGCAAAGTCGAAGATGGTCCGGCCGAGGCTCTGGCCAGTCGTTGTTTGGTGCGTCAAGACCAAAAGTTGTCCGTTCCTCTATTCGATCACCTGCGGCTGCATGGTGTTCTGAACCTTTCCCTCCCTTCCGATTTCCAATCCTCCCATTCTTTTGAAAAATTATGTCAAACAATCGCACTGCAGGTGAGCGGTTTGTTGCAGCGACGTCAGGTTGCCGCAGGTGAGCGGCGACGCATGGCGCAGTTGGCTCTGATTTCCGCCCTTGGTCGCTCGCTGAATAAGGCTGGCACGGTGGAGGAGATTCTGCAGGCGGCCAGTCGGATCGTGGAGCGCCATGCGGAAGCGTTTTGTGTTGTTTTGCGGCCGATCTACGGCAATACCCTGCTTGGTGAGCGGACGGTTCGAATTCCTAAGGCCTGGCAGGGGTTGCGAACCCCCTTGCTGGCCATCGAAGAAGAGCTTGCAGCGCGCGTTGTTGCCGACGGTAAGGTTGTTTTCAAGCAGCAGTCCTGTGTGGCGGTTGAGCATAGCGAGCTATTGCCGGCTGCTGCTGCATCGGTTCCGCTGGTGTTTCAGCAGCACACCTGGGGGGTGTTCACCATTGTCGAACAGGCTCATGCCAGCCCCCTGGCTTTGGCTACCGATCAGGCTGCGCAAGGTATGCTGGTGCTTATTGCAGAACAGATTGCCCAGGCCATGGAACGCCTGGCGGCGGTCGAAAAATTGGCGGAACTTTCTCAGGAAAAAGCCACGGAGTTGCAGGATATTTCTCTACTTTACCGTGTTTCTCGGGCCATGCACAGTACCCTGCACCTTGATGAGCTGATGCATTTGGTGCTATCGGCCGCCACCGTTGAAAATGGAGCCGGTTTTGAGCGGGCCATGCTCTTTCTGGTCAATGAACGGAGCGGTTTTCTGCAAGGGATGCTGGGGGTCAGCCGCGCGGAAGCCAGTGCTGTTTTGCCGTCGTCCAAGGGGCTCGGCGCCTGGGATAAACCACGGGTCACCAAGGCGGTACGTTCGGTACAACGACAGGACCCCTTTTGCCGTCAGGTGTGCAAACAACGTCTGTCGCTGGAGCAAAGTGAGCATCCTCTGGTCCAGGCTGTGTTGCAGGAAAGGGTCGTGCTGGTTTCAGACTATGAACAAACGACCCCTTCCTTTGCTGATTTGAAAAAACTATTCAGTGTCGGGCATTGTGCTTGCGCTCCCCTGATTGGTCACGGCAAAGTGCTTGGTGTGTTGCTTGTCGATTCTCCGGGCAGCAGCATAGAGATTGCGCCGGAGCGGCGGCGTTTTCTTGAACTGTTTGCCAATCAGGCAGCTCAAGCGATGGAAAACAGCTTGTTAATGCAGCGCCTGGAAGAGTCTCATCGCCATCTGGGTGAAACCCAGGAGCAGATGATTCAGGGGGAAAAAATGGCGGCTTTGGGTGAGACAGCCGCTTCGGTGACTCATGAGCTGCGCAATCCTCTCGTGTCCGTCGGTGGTTACGCCAATCGTCTGGCGGGGTTGTTGCCTGCGAACAGCAAGTCGGGAGAATACAGTCAGATCATTGTTCGGGAAGTGCGGCGCATGGAAGAGATGCTGGGCAATATTCTGGCCTTTTCCAAAAAGCAGATGCTCTGTTTAGTCGATTGCCATTTGGTCGAGATCCTTGAAGAGGTTTTGGTTTTGGAGGCGGAGGCCTTGCAGAGGGCGGAAATCTCTTTGCAGAAGGAAATTCTTGATAATTTACCACCGATTCAAGGAGACGAACAGAAGTTACGTCAGGTGATGCTGAACCTGGTTGGCAATGCGCGTCAGGCCATGGCATCAGGTGGCACATTGACCGTCAGGGCCTATTCTGCGCACCTTCGTGGCGAACCGGCGGTAGCCTTGGAGGTGGAGGATACGGGCGGCGGAATTGAGCCCTCAGTGATGAGGAACATTTTCAATCCCTTTTTTACCACACGTCAGGATGGCACAGGCCTGGGATTATCTATTGTCCATCGAATCATCGAGCATCACCATGGTGATATCGAAGTGCAGAACGGGGAATTGGGTGCCCGTTTCATCATTCGTCTGACTGTTGCTCAGGTCGAGCATAAACCTATGCTGCCCAACTGGACAAAACGCCCTTGA
- the dksA gene encoding RNA polymerase-binding protein DksA translates to MEQAQVEEFKKILESQLEQLLQEAGKTVSEMTDEGGNFPDPTDRASLESDRNFELRIRDRERRLIMKIRDALARIENGTFGTCECCEEPIGAARLKARPVTELCIDCKTEQERKEKIG, encoded by the coding sequence ATGGAACAAGCACAGGTTGAAGAATTTAAAAAGATTCTGGAATCTCAATTGGAACAATTGCTTCAGGAGGCCGGCAAAACGGTTTCCGAGATGACCGACGAAGGTGGTAATTTCCCCGATCCTACCGATCGGGCGTCCTTAGAGTCGGATCGCAATTTCGAGTTGCGGATCAGAGACCGTGAACGTCGGTTGATCATGAAGATTCGAGATGCTCTGGCTCGCATCGAAAACGGTACCTTCGGCACTTGCGAGTGCTGCGAGGAACCGATCGGTGCCGCTCGCCTGAAGGCCCGTCCGGTAACGGAACTCTGTATCGACTGTAAAACCGAGCAGGAACGTAAAGAAAAGATAGGTTGA
- the moaC gene encoding cyclic pyranopterin monophosphate synthase MoaC, producing the protein MSDQLTHFDEEGKAIMVEVGDKTPTQRLAIARGEVRMQESTLGRILDGDFSKGDVLAVARLAGIMAAKKTPELIPLCHPLLLTSIAIDFFPHPGEGRVEIEARVRVTGNTGVEMEALTAVSGAALTIYDMCKAVDKGMEIHAIRLMEKHGGKSGTYLRNA; encoded by the coding sequence ATGAGCGATCAATTGACCCACTTTGACGAAGAAGGCAAGGCGATTATGGTGGAGGTCGGAGACAAAACCCCGACTCAGAGGCTGGCCATTGCCCGCGGTGAAGTACGCATGCAGGAGTCGACCCTGGGCCGGATCCTCGATGGAGATTTTTCCAAGGGCGATGTGCTGGCGGTGGCGCGTTTAGCCGGCATCATGGCGGCCAAGAAGACCCCCGAGTTGATCCCCCTTTGCCATCCCCTGTTGTTGACTTCCATTGCCATCGATTTTTTTCCCCATCCGGGAGAGGGGCGAGTCGAAATTGAAGCGCGTGTTCGTGTTACCGGAAATACCGGCGTTGAAATGGAAGCATTGACAGCCGTTTCAGGCGCAGCTTTAACCATTTACGATATGTGCAAGGCTGTCGATAAGGGAATGGAGATTCACGCCATCCGCTTGATGGAAAAACATGGCGGCAAGAGTGGTACCTATCTGCGCAACGCCTGA
- the radA gene encoding DNA repair protein RadA has protein sequence MKQKTIYSCQQCGYQSPKWLGRCPDCGQWNTLTEELRGAPSGKGRSVSAAAPAQRIADVAAAEEDRSCCGIGEFDRVLGGGVVPGSLVLIGGDPGIGKSTLLLQAANRLAASDSVLYVTAEESARQVKLRGARLGVEASDLFICAETSLEAILERVEELKPRFLVVDSIQTIFTAALESAPGSVAQVRECAGRLMLLAKGQGVSTFIAGHVTKGGAIAGPRMLEHMVDTVLYFEGDAGHPYRILRAVKNRFGSTNEIGVFEMQERGLVEVSNPSELFLAERPEDSAGSVVVPSLEGSRPILVELQALVSSTSFGTPRRTAIGIDHNRVSLLVAVLEKKIGLPLTAQDIFLNVAGGVRLDEPAVDLGIVAALASSHLNRPVPSRLILFGEVGLAGEVRAVSRPELRVMEAARLGFERCCLPAGNLKNLEAPPGLKLSGVANVQQVLDGIFD, from the coding sequence GTGAAGCAGAAAACCATCTATAGCTGTCAGCAGTGCGGCTACCAGAGCCCCAAATGGCTTGGTCGTTGTCCGGATTGCGGTCAGTGGAATACCTTGACCGAAGAGCTGCGTGGTGCTCCGTCTGGCAAGGGCCGGTCTGTTTCGGCAGCAGCTCCAGCCCAACGTATTGCTGATGTTGCTGCTGCCGAAGAGGATCGCAGTTGCTGTGGCATCGGTGAATTCGACCGGGTGCTCGGTGGCGGCGTGGTGCCTGGTTCACTGGTGCTGATTGGCGGTGACCCGGGAATTGGCAAGTCGACTCTGCTGCTGCAGGCGGCCAATCGCCTTGCCGCCAGTGATTCCGTTTTATATGTTACCGCCGAGGAATCAGCTCGACAGGTAAAATTGCGCGGGGCTCGGCTCGGAGTCGAAGCAAGCGACTTGTTCATCTGCGCCGAAACCTCCCTGGAAGCTATTCTCGAACGGGTCGAGGAGCTGAAGCCTCGTTTTCTGGTCGTCGATTCCATTCAGACCATTTTTACCGCCGCCCTCGAATCGGCTCCCGGCAGCGTCGCCCAAGTGCGTGAATGCGCCGGTCGACTGATGCTGTTGGCCAAGGGGCAGGGGGTCTCGACCTTTATCGCCGGCCACGTCACCAAAGGTGGGGCCATCGCCGGGCCGCGCATGCTTGAGCACATGGTCGATACGGTTTTGTACTTTGAAGGCGACGCCGGCCACCCCTATAGGATTTTGCGGGCTGTCAAGAACCGTTTCGGCTCGACCAATGAAATCGGTGTGTTTGAGATGCAGGAACGGGGACTTGTCGAGGTCTCCAATCCTTCGGAACTGTTTCTCGCCGAGCGACCCGAGGACTCGGCGGGTAGCGTGGTGGTGCCGTCCCTTGAGGGGAGCCGACCGATTCTGGTGGAATTACAGGCTCTGGTTTCCAGTACCTCCTTCGGTACTCCACGGCGCACCGCCATCGGTATAGACCATAATCGCGTTTCGTTGCTGGTAGCCGTTCTGGAAAAGAAAATCGGTCTTCCTTTAACGGCTCAAGATATTTTTCTCAACGTTGCCGGGGGCGTTCGCCTCGATGAACCGGCTGTCGACCTCGGCATTGTAGCGGCCCTGGCCTCGAGTCACCTTAACCGTCCGGTTCCGTCCCGCCTGATTCTCTTTGGAGAGGTTGGCTTAGCCGGCGAAGTACGAGCCGTTTCCCGGCCGGAATTACGGGTTATGGAGGCCGCTCGGCTCGGGTTTGAACGCTGTTGCCTGCCTGCTGGCAACCTGAAGAACCTTGAAGCGCCACCAGGGTTGAAGCTAAGCGGGGTGGCGAATGTGCAACAGGTTCTGGATGGGATTTTTGACTGA
- a CDS encoding FAD-binding oxidoreductase: protein MLENRIIRIIEGIVGEQHVSTADTDRLCYSYDATQRQHRPDAVVWPSNAKEISLLLKMANAEGIPVYPRGAGSGFTGGSLPIHGGLALVLTRLDAILRIDEENLIAEVEPGVVTRQLQKAVEALGLFYPPDPASLKFSTLGGNVAECAGGPRCVKYGVTKDYVLGLEVVTPQGDIIRTGGETMKGVVGYDLTKLLVGSEGTLGVITKIILKLLPLPAAKKTMLVLFDSIDGAAQAVAAIIGGKIIPTTLEFMDGTTIDCVRRNTDLELPQAARAVLIIEVDGDSALIEKQAETILKLVNPLGVVNTWVAANSEESEAIWQVRRSVSPSMRKVNPDKFNEDICVPRSRLPEMIRTIEAISDKLQIPIVNFGHAGDGNIHVNIMVDTAEPGQEQKAKQAIEEIFAATLKLGGTMSGEHGVGVTKAPYIPMELDPAAVAYMKAIKKALDPNNILNPGKIFLQD from the coding sequence ATGTTAGAAAACCGCATAATTCGCATTATTGAGGGCATTGTCGGAGAGCAGCACGTCTCCACCGCCGACACCGACCGACTGTGTTACTCCTACGATGCCACCCAACGCCAGCATCGCCCCGATGCGGTGGTCTGGCCGAGCAACGCCAAAGAAATCAGCCTGCTGTTGAAAATGGCTAATGCCGAAGGGATTCCCGTCTACCCACGGGGCGCCGGCAGCGGTTTCACCGGTGGCAGCCTGCCGATCCATGGCGGTTTGGCTCTCGTACTGACCCGCCTCGATGCGATTCTGCGTATCGATGAGGAAAACCTGATAGCGGAAGTCGAGCCCGGGGTGGTAACCCGTCAGCTGCAAAAAGCGGTCGAAGCCCTTGGTTTGTTTTATCCTCCCGATCCCGCTTCGTTGAAATTCAGCACCTTGGGCGGCAACGTCGCCGAATGTGCCGGCGGCCCTCGCTGTGTCAAGTACGGTGTTACCAAAGATTACGTTCTCGGACTGGAAGTGGTCACCCCCCAGGGAGACATTATCCGTACCGGTGGCGAAACCATGAAAGGCGTGGTCGGCTACGATCTGACCAAACTGCTGGTTGGCAGCGAGGGGACCCTCGGCGTAATCACCAAAATCATCCTCAAGCTGTTGCCCTTGCCTGCAGCCAAAAAAACGATGCTTGTACTGTTCGATTCCATCGACGGTGCCGCCCAAGCCGTAGCCGCCATCATTGGCGGCAAAATTATCCCCACCACCCTGGAATTTATGGATGGCACCACCATCGACTGCGTACGGCGGAACACCGACCTGGAATTGCCGCAGGCGGCCCGGGCGGTGCTGATCATCGAGGTCGATGGCGATTCGGCCCTCATCGAAAAACAGGCTGAAACGATTCTAAAGCTGGTAAATCCTCTCGGCGTGGTCAACACCTGGGTAGCGGCCAACAGCGAAGAGAGCGAAGCGATCTGGCAAGTGCGCCGCAGCGTATCACCGAGCATGCGAAAGGTTAACCCGGACAAGTTCAACGAGGATATCTGCGTGCCTCGCAGCCGCCTGCCGGAAATGATCCGCACCATTGAAGCGATCAGCGACAAACTACAGATTCCCATTGTCAACTTCGGCCATGCCGGCGACGGCAATATCCACGTCAACATCATGGTCGACACAGCCGAACCGGGCCAGGAACAGAAAGCCAAACAGGCCATCGAAGAGATCTTCGCCGCCACTCTCAAACTGGGCGGCACCATGAGCGGCGAACACGGTGTCGGCGTGACCAAGGCACCTTATATTCCCATGGAACTGGACCCGGCCGCTGTTGCCTATATGAAGGCTATCAAGAAGGCCCTCGACCCCAACAACATCCTCAACCCCGGCAAGATCTTTCTGCAGGACTGA
- a CDS encoding (Fe-S)-binding protein, with product MKRLDRHKTLADYRQQMDQCVKCGVCRAHCPVFGEEGREAVVARGKVTLAHALLNKEIEPDPLLSENFSKCLQCGKCVRRCPTQVPVDDIVLAARREIVARRGQSLFGRSLTSLLRRPRLMHLLAGSARRAARLLFRRVPQKSGLRLRFPAPFIDRQRSLPALAKRPFRRRHPEFIAGQPDQPIIALFTGCMVNYLYPEIGEGALKALAALGFNVIIPKDQGCCGLPALSAGDGTSASELAARNLRAFGEHQPDQIVTLCASCHSGLTHHFKDLGPDYEALAERVVDINDLLVSQGLEEVLQQLPQATQKPKVTVHTPCHLRNSGLDEPPKKLLAALPTIELVKMNKANACCGLGGTFSVHHYQTSRQLGAAKANAVKESGADLVATACPGCIMQLQDSLDQADLPQRACHVLELVGEALEEKS from the coding sequence ATGAAACGATTAGACCGACATAAAACCCTCGCCGATTATCGCCAGCAGATGGATCAATGCGTCAAATGCGGGGTCTGCCGAGCCCACTGCCCGGTTTTTGGCGAAGAAGGCCGCGAGGCGGTTGTGGCCCGCGGCAAGGTCACTCTGGCCCATGCTCTGCTCAACAAAGAGATAGAGCCTGATCCGCTGCTAAGCGAAAACTTTTCCAAATGCCTGCAATGCGGCAAATGCGTCCGTCGCTGTCCCACGCAGGTACCGGTGGATGACATCGTGCTGGCCGCCCGTCGGGAAATCGTCGCTCGTCGCGGCCAATCCCTGTTTGGGCGCAGCCTGACATCCCTGTTGCGCCGGCCACGCCTGATGCATCTATTGGCAGGCAGCGCTCGCCGCGCCGCTCGCCTGCTGTTTCGACGGGTACCGCAGAAAAGCGGCTTGCGACTGCGCTTTCCGGCCCCCTTTATCGACCGCCAACGCAGCCTGCCAGCATTGGCAAAAAGGCCCTTTCGCCGCCGCCATCCCGAGTTCATTGCCGGTCAGCCGGACCAGCCAATAATCGCTTTGTTCACCGGCTGCATGGTCAACTACCTGTATCCGGAAATCGGCGAAGGAGCTTTAAAAGCCCTGGCCGCCCTCGGCTTTAACGTGATTATCCCCAAAGACCAGGGCTGCTGCGGCCTACCTGCCCTCTCCGCAGGGGACGGCACCAGCGCCAGCGAACTGGCGGCCCGAAACCTGCGGGCCTTTGGCGAACACCAGCCGGACCAGATCGTCACTCTTTGCGCCTCCTGCCATAGCGGTCTGACCCACCACTTCAAGGACCTCGGCCCCGACTACGAGGCCTTGGCGGAGCGGGTCGTCGATATCAACGACCTGCTCGTCAGCCAGGGGCTGGAAGAAGTTCTGCAGCAATTACCGCAAGCAACCCAAAAGCCGAAGGTCACAGTGCATACACCCTGCCATCTGCGCAACAGCGGTCTCGACGAACCACCCAAAAAATTATTGGCCGCTCTACCGACTATCGAACTGGTGAAGATGAACAAGGCCAACGCCTGCTGCGGCCTGGGCGGCACCTTCTCCGTCCATCACTACCAAACCAGTCGTCAACTCGGTGCGGCAAAGGCCAACGCGGTCAAAGAAAGCGGCGCCGATCTGGTAGCCACAGCCTGTCCCGGCTGCATCATGCAGTTGCAGGACAGCCTCGATCAGGCGGATTTGCCGCAGCGAGCCTGTCATGTGCTGGAGTTGGTTGGAGAGGCGCTGGAGGAGAAATCGTAA
- a CDS encoding c(7)-type cytochrome triheme domain-containing protein, giving the protein MKLFLIGLLLLAATGTALAVYRSQSITYSGGGAGAVVFSGEHHSQPCSNCHNPEVFPQMQQGATPITMKAIGDGKLCGSCHNGSQAFTSQGNCQRCHDQP; this is encoded by the coding sequence ATGAAACTTTTTTTGATTGGGCTATTACTGCTTGCTGCAACAGGCACCGCCCTGGCAGTTTACCGCAGCCAGAGCATTACCTATTCCGGAGGCGGCGCGGGAGCCGTCGTTTTCAGCGGCGAACACCATTCGCAACCCTGCTCGAATTGCCACAACCCGGAGGTCTTTCCCCAGATGCAGCAGGGCGCAACACCCATCACCATGAAAGCCATCGGCGATGGCAAACTTTGCGGAAGTTGCCACAATGGCAGCCAGGCTTTTACCAGTCAGGGCAATTGCCAGCGCTGCCATGACCAGCCATAA
- the moaA gene encoding GTP 3',8-cyclase MoaA, translating to MKDTFGRKIEYLRLSVTDRCNLRCRYCMPADGVDAIGHVDVLSYEELLRVAHAATRCGVKKIRVTGGEPLVRRGIVDFIRELGALPTRPEITLTTNGLLLAEMAADLRRAGLSRVNVSLDSLREDRFTYITRRPGLNKVLAGLYEADAAGLTPLKVNMVPLKGVNDDEIGDFARLALENPWEIRFIEFMPVSGGLDFTPEHMFPATAILEELGKVAKLIPLLRQGPSGPARMFHYPDSPGRIGVIPAISDHFCGECNRMRLTADGRVRPCLFSTEELDMRDALRHQASDEELEALLRTAACAKPKRHHIGEDKFRQGKRRMHGIGG from the coding sequence GTGAAAGACACTTTCGGGCGCAAGATAGAGTATCTACGACTCTCTGTTACTGATCGATGTAATTTGCGTTGCCGCTATTGTATGCCGGCCGACGGAGTCGATGCCATCGGTCACGTGGATGTTCTCTCCTATGAGGAGTTGCTGCGGGTTGCCCATGCCGCTACCCGCTGCGGAGTAAAAAAGATTCGAGTGACCGGCGGCGAACCTCTGGTGCGTCGGGGTATCGTCGATTTTATCCGGGAGCTGGGGGCTTTGCCGACAAGGCCGGAAATCACCCTGACCACCAACGGGCTGTTGCTGGCGGAAATGGCTGCCGATCTGCGCCGAGCCGGACTCTCCCGGGTTAATGTCAGCCTGGACTCGTTGCGTGAGGACCGCTTTACCTATATTACCCGCCGTCCGGGACTGAACAAGGTGTTGGCTGGATTGTACGAGGCCGATGCGGCCGGCCTGACTCCCCTTAAGGTGAACATGGTGCCTCTTAAAGGGGTCAATGACGATGAAATCGGTGATTTTGCCCGCCTGGCGCTGGAAAATCCCTGGGAAATACGTTTTATCGAGTTCATGCCGGTCAGTGGCGGACTCGATTTTACCCCCGAGCATATGTTTCCGGCGACAGCGATCCTCGAAGAATTAGGCAAGGTTGCTAAGCTGATCCCCTTGCTGCGCCAGGGACCGAGTGGTCCGGCTCGCATGTTTCATTATCCCGACAGCCCGGGACGGATCGGTGTGATTCCGGCCATCTCCGATCACTTCTGCGGCGAGTGCAACCGCATGCGTCTTACGGCTGATGGTCGCGTACGTCCCTGTCTCTTTTCCACCGAAGAACTCGATATGCGCGATGCACTGCGTCATCAGGCCTCCGATGAGGAGCTGGAGGCGTTGTTGCGAACTGCCGCCTGTGCCAAGCCCAAGCGGCATCACATCGGCGAAGACAAATTTCGGCAGGGCAAACGCCGCATGCATGGCATCGGCGGTTAA